A region from the Arachis ipaensis cultivar K30076 chromosome B01, Araip1.1, whole genome shotgun sequence genome encodes:
- the LOC107609330 gene encoding uncharacterized protein LOC107609330, whose amino-acid sequence MILTQEYSAMIQEGLPPKLKDPGSFFLPCTIGNIIIDKALCDLGSSINLMPLSMMRRLFIEEVKPTQMSLELVDRSLVIPKGVIENLLVRVWKFIFPIDFVILDLGEEGNDSIILGRPFLATTRAIIDVEQGEMTLRVNDEKITLNVFQEIQHTVEEKSCMRVEEEDLHWKEKPNQALISSPPKQKTNNGEEKRETKM is encoded by the coding sequence ATGATCTTGACACAAGAATACAGTGCAATGATCCAAGAAGGcctcccaccaaaactcaaagaccctgggagcttcttcTTGCCTTGTACCATTGGTAACATAATCATTGACAAGGCACTATGTGATTTAGGATCCAGTATcaacttgatgcctttgtctaTGATGAGAAGGCTATTTATAGAAGAAGTGAAGCCTACACAGATGTCATTGGAGCTAGTGGATAGATCTTTGGTAATTCCCAAGGGGGTGATTGAAAATCTCTTGGTTAGAGTATGGAAATTCATATTTCCAATAGATTTTGTAATTCTGGACTTAGGTGAAGAGGGGAATGACTCTATTATattgggaagacctttcctagccacaacaagggctatcattgatgtggaacAAGGAGAAATGACTTTGAGGGTAAATGATGAGAAGATTACTCTAAATGTCTTCCAGGAAATACAGCATACTGTTGAAGAGAAAAGCTGCATgagggttgaagaagaagatttaCATTGGAAAGAAAAACCCAATCAAGCACTTATCAGCTCACCTCCAAAACAAAAGACAAACAATGGAGAAGAAAAAAGGGAAACGAAGATGTAA